In Aureibaculum algae, the following are encoded in one genomic region:
- a CDS encoding ribonuclease HII, whose protein sequence is MLQLNYSGFTLEAGTDEAGRGCLAGPVVAAAVILPKKFKHSFLNDSKQLTEKQRVQLRPFIEENALAYAVSFVWQDKIDEINILQSSILAMHQAIDQLSLKAEYIIVDGNKFNPYKEIPHETIVKGDSKFMSIAAASVLAKTYRDEYMKKLHNDFPHYNWKQNKGYPTKQHRLAISTFGITDHHRKTFRLLSERTFDKE, encoded by the coding sequence ATGTTACAATTAAATTATTCAGGCTTTACATTAGAAGCAGGTACAGATGAAGCAGGTAGAGGTTGCTTGGCAGGGCCAGTTGTGGCAGCCGCCGTAATTTTGCCCAAAAAATTTAAACATTCTTTTCTTAATGATTCAAAGCAGTTGACTGAAAAGCAACGCGTTCAATTAAGACCCTTCATTGAGGAAAATGCTTTAGCGTATGCCGTTAGCTTTGTTTGGCAAGATAAAATTGATGAAATAAATATTTTACAGAGTTCTATTTTGGCAATGCATCAGGCTATAGATCAACTCTCCTTAAAAGCTGAATATATAATTGTAGATGGTAATAAATTCAATCCGTATAAAGAAATACCACATGAAACTATTGTAAAGGGTGATAGTAAATTTATGAGTATAGCTGCAGCGTCAGTATTGGCAAAAACCTACCGCGATGAATATATGAAAAAACTTCACAATGATTTTCCGCACTACAATTGGAAACAAAATAAAGGGTATCCTACAAAACAGCATCGGTTAGCCATTAGTACGTTCGGAATAACAGACCATCATAGAAAGACGTTTCGGTTATTATCTGAAAGAACCTTTGATAAAGAATAA
- a CDS encoding putative porin — translation MQKYFFLLLTLCFSFGIHSQINPINSPRGINGEDLSERDSVRDNRMIDVQLSGKTHYTDYKKISYEGDTTYIDTTLTINKDYIFNFLRKDNFELLAFQNQGQTFNSLGYDFSEVSLFPEMGNRAMHFNYYEIEDINYYKVPTPTSELAYRTGLEQGQFLDALLTFNTSERQNISIAYKGLRSLGKYRSTLSSHGNMRFTYSYQTKNDAYNLNAHITAQDLSNQDNGGLPELSLSYFESKDPNFSDRGRLETNFEDGLSSLRGNRYYLDHNYKIWQRNDTVRHKKSYLKVGHIFNYERKHYYFTQTAANSIFGDAFDTSIADKLNYITLKNEGFVALKSPLVLGELQFKATHFNYNYNYNSAVYFGDDLVPSSIKGNSVSIGGAWQTNFKKFNINVETATTLSGDLVGNYFKGSAEYKQDSLFTFKGTLLTNSKSPNLNFELNQSNYINFNWSGSLKNERTRTLLFDLKSDRILNASAQITQIDNYAYFGDTATVGFTSPSQTDFTVNYLKLKISKELRLGKFALDNTIMYQKVAQGSSVFRVPELVTRNTLYFADHLFKGDPLYLQTGVTLNYFTKYYANSYNPVLSEFYLQNEQEIGGYPVLDFFINAQVQRTRLYLKFEHFNSSFSKTADYYSAPNYPYRDFVIRFGLVWNFFI, via the coding sequence ATGCAAAAATACTTTTTTTTACTATTAACCCTTTGCTTCAGCTTTGGTATACACTCTCAAATTAACCCTATTAATTCACCAAGAGGAATTAATGGAGAAGATCTTTCAGAAAGAGACTCTGTAAGAGATAATCGTATGATTGATGTGCAACTAAGTGGAAAAACACATTATACCGATTATAAAAAAATTTCTTATGAAGGAGATACCACTTATATTGATACTACCTTAACAATAAATAAAGATTATATATTTAATTTTTTACGTAAAGATAATTTTGAATTATTAGCTTTTCAAAATCAAGGACAAACTTTTAATAGTTTAGGCTATGATTTTTCTGAAGTTTCATTATTTCCTGAAATGGGAAATAGAGCCATGCATTTTAACTATTACGAAATAGAAGACATCAACTATTATAAGGTACCTACTCCCACTTCTGAATTAGCCTACAGAACCGGCTTGGAGCAAGGTCAATTTTTAGATGCACTATTAACTTTTAACACCTCTGAACGTCAAAATATTTCTATTGCTTATAAAGGATTACGTTCCTTAGGAAAATACAGAAGTACTTTAAGTAGCCATGGTAACATGCGTTTTACATATAGTTATCAAACTAAAAATGATGCCTACAATTTAAATGCTCATATAACGGCACAAGACCTATCAAATCAAGATAATGGGGGATTACCAGAGTTATCTTTATCCTATTTTGAAAGTAAAGATCCTAATTTTAGTGATAGAGGTAGATTAGAAACAAATTTTGAAGACGGGTTAAGCTCCTTACGTGGAAATAGGTATTATTTAGATCACAATTATAAAATTTGGCAACGAAATGATACGGTACGTCATAAAAAGAGTTATTTAAAAGTTGGGCATATTTTCAATTACGAACGCAAACATTATTACTTCACACAAACGGCTGCAAATAGTATTTTTGGAGATGCCTTTGATACAAGTATTGCTGATAAATTAAACTATATTACATTAAAAAATGAAGGCTTTGTTGCTTTAAAATCGCCTTTGGTATTGGGTGAACTACAATTTAAAGCAACACATTTTAATTACAATTACAATTATAATAGTGCCGTTTATTTTGGTGATGATTTAGTTCCTTCATCAATAAAAGGGAATTCTGTTTCTATTGGTGGAGCGTGGCAAACCAATTTTAAGAAATTCAACATAAATGTTGAAACCGCAACAACATTATCTGGAGACCTTGTTGGTAATTATTTTAAGGGTTCTGCTGAATATAAGCAAGACAGTCTTTTTACTTTTAAAGGCACATTATTGACAAACAGTAAATCACCAAACTTAAATTTTGAATTAAATCAAAGTAATTATATCAATTTCAATTGGTCTGGAAGCTTAAAAAATGAACGTACAAGGACCTTATTATTCGATTTAAAATCTGATAGAATTTTAAACGCTTCTGCACAAATTACACAAATAGATAATTACGCCTATTTTGGAGACACTGCTACTGTCGGTTTTACTTCTCCTAGTCAGACAGATTTTACTGTAAATTACCTTAAATTAAAAATATCTAAAGAATTACGATTGGGTAAATTTGCATTAGATAATACTATAATGTATCAAAAAGTAGCCCAAGGAAGTTCTGTTTTTAGAGTACCTGAGTTAGTCACTAGAAATACCTTATACTTTGCTGATCATTTATTTAAAGGTGATCCTTTATACCTTCAAACTGGCGTAACATTAAACTATTTTACAAAATATTATGCCAATAGCTATAACCCTGTATTATCAGAATTTTATTTACAAAACGAACAGGAAATTGGTGGTTACCCCGTTTTAGATTTTTTTATAAATGCACAAGTACAACGCACTAGACTTTATCTAAAATTTGAGCACTTTAATTCTAGTTTTAGTAAAACAGCAGATTATTATTCAGCACCAAATTATCCCTATAGAGATTTTGTTATTCGATTTGGTTTGGTTTGGAATTTCTTTATTTGA
- the nhaC gene encoding Na+/H+ antiporter NhaC — MEDEKNISEIDISSKVTHNKIIDNKELNIWEALTPVLILMALLAYNIFYKEGEWLGEYSNQFILLIGGGIAAIVGFYNKVPLNIMLTEIWENWKSVFVPIMILFLVGALAGTWLVSGVIPAMVYYGLQLLSPSIFLPASVVIAAVISIATGSSWTTSATVGIALVGIGTALGIPTGMIAGAVISGAYFGDKMSPLSDTTNLAPAMAGTDLFTHIKYMSITTVPTIIITLIVFGILSATIETNGNADVSNLLDTIKSTFHISPYLFIVPLTVITLILLKTKPLIALSAGVLLAAVFAFIFQSDILSNLSESNFQSIINAVFVDTEIVTTNEKLNELFSSGGMEGMLWTIFLIICAMVFGGVMDGIGALARITKALLSLASSVFGLFSATVVSCLGLNIVASDQYLAIVIPGKMFKKAYEDKGLAPENLSRTLEDSGTVTSVLIPWNTCGAYQSSVLGVGVGEYFIYAIFNWLSPFMTLIFAAFNIKIRMLAGKEIK; from the coding sequence ATGGAAGACGAAAAGAATATTTCTGAAATTGATATAAGTTCTAAAGTTACACATAACAAAATAATAGATAATAAAGAACTTAATATTTGGGAAGCTTTGACTCCTGTTTTAATATTAATGGCCTTGTTAGCCTATAATATTTTTTATAAAGAAGGGGAATGGTTGGGTGAATATTCAAATCAGTTTATTTTGCTCATTGGTGGAGGTATAGCTGCTATAGTGGGTTTTTACAATAAAGTTCCTTTAAATATAATGCTTACCGAAATTTGGGAAAACTGGAAAAGTGTTTTTGTTCCCATTATGATTTTGTTTTTGGTTGGTGCTTTGGCTGGTACTTGGTTGGTAAGTGGGGTTATTCCAGCAATGGTGTATTATGGCCTTCAATTATTAAGTCCCAGTATATTTTTACCAGCTTCGGTTGTTATCGCTGCGGTAATTTCAATAGCAACTGGTAGTTCTTGGACAACTTCGGCCACAGTAGGTATCGCCCTAGTTGGTATTGGTACTGCACTGGGAATTCCTACAGGAATGATTGCTGGTGCTGTAATTTCAGGAGCTTATTTTGGTGATAAAATGTCACCTTTAAGTGATACTACAAATCTTGCTCCTGCCATGGCAGGCACAGATTTGTTTACGCATATAAAATACATGTCAATTACAACAGTACCGACAATTATAATAACTTTAATTGTGTTTGGAATACTAAGTGCTACAATAGAAACTAATGGTAATGCAGACGTAAGTAATTTATTGGATACTATAAAATCTACCTTTCATATATCACCTTATTTGTTTATTGTCCCCTTAACAGTAATTACGTTGATTTTATTAAAAACAAAACCTTTGATAGCCTTAAGTGCAGGGGTGTTATTAGCTGCTGTTTTTGCTTTTATTTTTCAGTCAGATATTTTAAGTAATTTGTCTGAAAGTAATTTTCAATCTATTATTAATGCGGTGTTTGTAGATACTGAAATTGTAACAACAAATGAAAAATTGAATGAATTATTTAGTTCTGGAGGTATGGAAGGTATGCTATGGACTATATTTTTAATTATTTGTGCTATGGTTTTTGGTGGTGTAATGGATGGCATAGGTGCATTGGCCAGAATTACGAAAGCCTTATTAAGTTTGGCATCTTCAGTTTTTGGCTTATTTTCGGCAACAGTAGTAAGTTGTTTAGGTTTAAATATTGTAGCTTCAGATCAGTATTTAGCCATAGTAATACCTGGAAAAATGTTTAAAAAAGCTTATGAAGATAAAGGTTTAGCACCTGAGAATTTAAGTAGAACTTTAGAAGATTCAGGTACGGTAACCTCAGTTTTAATACCATGGAATACTTGTGGAGCTTATCAATCTAGTGTTTTAGGTGTTGGTGTAGGTGAGTATTTTATCTATGCAATTTTTAATTGGTTAAGTCCTTTTATGACATTAATTTTTGCGGCATTCAATATAAAAATTAGAATGCTGGCTGGTAAGGAAATCAAATAA
- a CDS encoding CHAT domain-containing protein, giving the protein MLRSLFLIIVISFSIKLVAQTVDKNRGIDSLTQRSYKYLYSNKDSAYFYLSQATKLINSDNWKSGARTLVAWSRSAAYFYDLEMMKQNINSIDSIYSNHQDELDVIENALIYKNSLLLDKGIYSYELTDYVPARNAFSEIIKTTEALPDSLININHIGLLRSAYGFVAKIYNNEGKYDLAKEYYNKNIRWINLKTPNDKKQLFRNYSLLAEVYKNEGNHLRSNEFFIESLRYNLSNEINTNGLVTEAFHIIDNYTNLSKLDSANYYLELMKSNMSEDHSMVNKYHEAKAEIYQKGNKYNKALSEYQIALESLKERTKGTSLEDISLLYNKIGQLHASFNEPKKAVDNFNKGINQLSKKNANKSALLKMLKNKAMVVSAYDLENSNEQVISTVDFGIKTLDSLKPSFKSETDKLLLIEEAFPLFESGLAALYNSYISNPNKELVDKAFYYSEKSKGILLMEALLSAKATNFGTVPDNLIEIEKQLKAQITYLEKEINKSKASSIALEDRLFATKEEYRSLINTIETNYKAYYNLKYNTAVVSLKEVQNNLADDEMLVSYFYGDKHIYIISLTKNTKDFFKIENNKTLEDNTRNIYQMLSDPKSDVSILATETYHLYRLLLQPIIKTLAKEKLIVIADGLLNYIPFGSLNTSSEDINYLIEQKSVSYTNSASLWIQLKENEVYTNSVLAFAPNFENDNNSRGKLLPLPHNSEEIRHILTSFDGSSFVNERASLFNFKSQIANYGIVHLATHAIFDDENPEYSYLAFTPDGKENNLLYVSDLYNLSLHANLVTLSACETGIGDLKRGEGFMSLTRGFFYSGASSIASTLWKVNDASSTQLMNSFYKNLAHGNSKDMALQKSKINFLTANKENALSHPYYWSGFVISGNTEAVVSSNKWIWTVAVGVFLCLVVFFIFRKRK; this is encoded by the coding sequence ATGCTTCGTTCTTTATTTTTAATAATTGTAATAAGTTTTTCTATTAAACTTGTTGCACAAACAGTGGATAAAAATAGAGGAATTGATTCTTTAACTCAACGATCTTATAAATACCTTTATTCAAACAAAGATTCCGCATATTTTTACTTAAGCCAAGCTACAAAATTGATCAATTCTGACAATTGGAAAAGTGGTGCGAGAACTTTGGTTGCCTGGAGTAGAAGTGCCGCTTATTTTTATGATTTGGAAATGATGAAACAAAATATTAATAGCATTGATTCTATATATTCCAATCATCAAGATGAACTAGATGTTATAGAAAATGCTTTAATATATAAGAATTCACTACTGCTAGATAAAGGAATATATAGTTATGAATTAACTGATTATGTCCCTGCCAGAAATGCTTTTAGCGAAATAATAAAAACTACCGAAGCACTTCCGGATTCTCTCATAAACATTAATCATATTGGCTTGCTGAGAAGTGCTTATGGGTTTGTTGCTAAAATTTATAACAATGAAGGTAAGTATGACCTAGCCAAAGAATATTACAATAAAAATATCCGTTGGATAAATTTAAAAACCCCAAATGATAAAAAACAATTGTTTCGAAATTATAGTTTATTAGCCGAAGTTTATAAAAATGAAGGCAATCATTTACGATCCAACGAATTCTTTATTGAATCATTACGTTATAATTTAAGTAATGAGATCAACACAAATGGACTAGTTACGGAAGCGTTTCACATTATTGATAATTATACTAATTTATCAAAACTTGATAGTGCCAATTATTATTTAGAGTTAATGAAATCCAATATGTCTGAAGATCATTCCATGGTAAATAAATATCATGAAGCAAAGGCAGAGATTTACCAAAAAGGAAATAAATATAATAAAGCCTTATCAGAATATCAAATTGCGTTAGAATCATTAAAAGAAAGGACTAAGGGTACCTCTTTGGAAGATATTTCGTTGTTGTACAATAAAATAGGTCAACTGCACGCTAGTTTTAACGAACCTAAAAAGGCTGTAGATAATTTTAATAAAGGTATTAACCAGTTATCTAAAAAGAATGCGAATAAATCGGCGTTACTAAAAATGCTTAAAAATAAAGCGATGGTTGTCAGTGCCTATGATTTAGAAAATTCTAATGAACAGGTAATTTCAACAGTAGATTTTGGTATTAAAACTTTAGATAGTTTAAAACCTTCTTTTAAGAGCGAGACTGATAAATTACTTTTGATAGAGGAAGCCTTTCCTTTATTTGAATCTGGGCTTGCCGCACTTTATAATTCCTATATATCTAATCCTAATAAGGAGTTGGTTGATAAAGCATTCTATTATTCAGAAAAAAGTAAGGGTATTTTACTAATGGAGGCTTTATTGAGTGCCAAAGCCACAAACTTTGGCACTGTTCCGGACAATTTGATTGAAATAGAAAAACAGTTAAAGGCACAAATTACTTATTTAGAAAAAGAAATTAATAAAAGCAAAGCTTCTTCTATTGCTTTGGAAGATCGTTTGTTTGCAACCAAGGAAGAATATCGTAGTCTGATCAATACTATTGAAACAAATTATAAAGCGTATTATAATCTTAAATATAATACAGCAGTTGTTAGTTTAAAGGAAGTCCAAAATAATTTGGCAGATGATGAAATGTTGGTTTCTTATTTTTATGGAGACAAGCATATTTATATAATTTCCCTTACAAAAAACACCAAAGATTTTTTTAAAATTGAAAATAATAAAACGCTGGAAGATAATACACGAAACATTTATCAAATGTTGAGTGATCCTAAATCAGATGTCAGTATTTTAGCTACGGAAACCTATCACTTGTATCGCTTATTATTACAACCAATCATCAAAACATTAGCAAAGGAAAAATTAATTGTCATAGCAGATGGACTTTTAAATTATATTCCTTTTGGGAGTTTAAATACTAGTAGTGAAGATATTAACTATTTGATTGAACAAAAGAGTGTTAGTTATACAAATTCAGCATCATTATGGATTCAATTAAAAGAAAATGAAGTTTATACCAATTCGGTATTAGCTTTTGCTCCAAATTTTGAAAACGATAATAATTCAAGGGGGAAATTATTGCCGTTACCTCATAATAGTGAGGAAATTAGACATATTTTAACTTCATTTGATGGCAGTAGCTTTGTTAACGAACGGGCATCGTTATTTAATTTTAAATCACAAATTGCGAACTATGGAATAGTTCATTTGGCTACTCATGCCATTTTTGATGATGAGAATCCAGAGTATTCATATTTGGCGTTTACACCTGATGGCAAAGAGAACAATTTGCTTTATGTTAGCGATTTGTATAATTTGTCATTACACGCAAATTTAGTTACCTTAAGTGCTTGTGAAACGGGTATTGGAGATCTTAAGCGAGGTGAAGGTTTTATGAGTTTAACAAGAGGGTTTTTCTATAGTGGGGCTTCAAGTATTGCGAGTACATTATGGAAAGTAAATGATGCTTCTTCCACCCAATTAATGAATAGTTTCTATAAGAATTTGGCTCATGGAAATTCAAAAGATATGGCTCTTCAAAAATCTAAAATAAACTTTCTGACAGCGAATAAAGAAAATGCTTTATCTCATCCGTATTATTGGTCAGGTTTTGTTATTTCAGGGAATACAGAAGCTGTAGTTAGTTCAAATAAATGGATTTGGACAGTTGCCGTTGGTGTATTCTTATGTTTAGTGGTCTTCTTTATCTTTCGAAAACGAAAATAG
- a CDS encoding DUF6526 family protein: MNSQNYKNHARFSPVYHFFAIPLSLIVLIGTIVNVVKSSEQNFYSATLLVMVALLLILAMLFARTFALKAQDRAIRAEENLRHFVLSGKPLDSNLTTRQIIGLRFASDEEFPDLAKRAVADKLSEKEIKKLVKNWRGDYYRI, encoded by the coding sequence ATGAATTCTCAAAATTATAAAAACCACGCTCGTTTTAGCCCAGTTTATCATTTTTTTGCCATACCACTATCTTTAATCGTACTAATTGGTACCATTGTTAATGTTGTAAAATCATCGGAACAAAATTTTTATAGTGCCACTTTATTAGTAATGGTTGCTCTTCTTTTAATATTGGCGATGCTTTTTGCTCGTACTTTTGCGTTAAAAGCACAAGATAGGGCTATCAGGGCAGAAGAAAATTTAAGACATTTTGTTTTATCAGGAAAACCATTAGATAGTAACCTAACGACACGTCAAATCATTGGTCTTCGTTTTGCTTCTGATGAAGAATTTCCAGATTTAGCAAAAAGAGCCGTAGCCGACAAATTATCGGAAAAAGAAATTAAGAAATTAGTAAAAAACTGGAGAGGCGATTATTACCGCATATAG
- a CDS encoding acyltransferase family protein yields the protein MKNRVESVDILRGLTIVAMIMVNNPGSWGSIYPPLMHAEWHGLTPTDLVFPFFLFIVGISISYAYKNKPNTWLTYKKITIRSLKLIGLGLFLGWFLPYFPFFKSFESLRFPGVLQRIGVVFFIAAILFLNFDWKKLFAIGLLILIGYWLFLGFVPLPDGSIPTFDRASNNWANYIDLNVLGNHMWKDDYDPEGLLSTLPAIVTSIIGILIGKVLASKELKKTQFLLITAAVLLCTGYIWSLWFPLNKALWSSSFVLVTSGWATLILALVYYVTDVKKIKMGTIFKYVGSNAITIFFLSSFIAKTFYLIKIGENQSIHSWLYQTFYTSWISIDKLASLMYALTVITFYLVLGYIMYKRKIFIKV from the coding sequence ATGAAAAATAGAGTTGAATCTGTAGATATTCTAAGGGGTTTAACCATAGTTGCTATGATTATGGTGAATAATCCAGGAAGTTGGGGGAGTATTTATCCACCACTTATGCATGCAGAATGGCATGGATTGACACCAACTGATTTGGTTTTTCCTTTCTTTTTATTTATTGTTGGTATTTCAATTTCTTACGCGTATAAAAACAAGCCCAATACTTGGTTAACTTATAAAAAAATAACCATTAGAAGTTTAAAATTAATAGGCTTAGGCTTATTCTTAGGATGGTTTTTGCCTTATTTTCCGTTTTTTAAAAGTTTTGAATCACTAAGGTTTCCTGGTGTTTTACAAAGAATAGGTGTCGTGTTTTTTATTGCGGCGATTTTATTTCTCAATTTTGATTGGAAGAAGTTATTTGCTATTGGTCTATTGATTTTAATAGGTTACTGGTTGTTTTTAGGCTTTGTTCCATTACCTGATGGTTCCATACCCACTTTTGATAGAGCTTCTAATAATTGGGCAAACTATATTGATTTAAATGTATTGGGTAATCATATGTGGAAAGATGATTATGATCCAGAAGGTTTGTTAAGTACGTTACCCGCCATTGTTACCTCTATTATAGGAATTTTAATAGGGAAGGTATTGGCTTCCAAAGAACTCAAGAAAACGCAATTTTTATTAATTACCGCTGCTGTTTTATTATGCACTGGGTATATATGGAGTCTTTGGTTTCCGTTAAATAAAGCGCTATGGTCAAGTAGTTTTGTGCTCGTAACAAGTGGTTGGGCAACACTAATTTTAGCCTTGGTTTATTATGTGACAGATGTTAAAAAAATAAAAATGGGCACTATATTTAAATATGTAGGAAGTAATGCCATTACCATATTTTTCTTATCAAGTTTTATAGCAAAAACGTTCTATCTTATAAAAATAGGGGAGAACCAAAGTATTCATTCCTGGTTATATCAAACCTTTTATACCAGTTGGATTTCAATTGACAAATTAGCATCACTAATGTATGCTTTAACGGTAATAACCTTCTATTTAGTTTTAGGATACATTATGTATAAGCGAAAGATTTTTATTAAGGTTTAG
- a CDS encoding helix-turn-helix domain-containing protein, with product MLTTYEPHISLKPYITQLYSIKWERNNYTDGITEMSLPSGTGFMVFQFTGRFKGSIYDKEITPDEFYTIGQQTAKYMLTSDDEVVELTGAVFNPTGLYKLFGFDMLHLVNNPMDTRILLNNTLKDFTFVYKAKNKVEDRVQLVENLLLKQLKNSSYKSCVVDTAITLFQKGKGCCSVKEIAEQLNISERYLQKKFKLMVGITPSSYNRIVRFNYLFAEMQSNNKHDYKTLSALFNFYDFAHFSKDFKRYCGESPSKFHLEQFQFLKEAWVDSPFFINK from the coding sequence ATGCTAACAACCTACGAGCCACATATAAGCCTGAAACCTTACATAACCCAACTATATTCTATAAAATGGGAGCGTAATAACTATACGGATGGTATTACGGAAATGTCATTGCCAAGTGGTACGGGCTTTATGGTTTTTCAATTTACAGGAAGGTTTAAAGGTAGCATTTATGATAAAGAAATTACACCGGATGAATTTTATACTATTGGTCAACAAACAGCAAAATACATGCTAACTTCAGATGATGAAGTTGTTGAATTGACAGGTGCAGTGTTCAATCCTACAGGATTATATAAGCTCTTCGGATTTGATATGCTCCATTTAGTCAATAATCCGATGGACACCAGAATTCTATTAAATAATACTTTGAAGGACTTTACTTTTGTTTATAAAGCGAAGAATAAAGTGGAAGACCGCGTCCAACTTGTTGAAAACCTATTACTAAAACAGCTTAAAAATAGTTCTTACAAATCATGTGTTGTTGATACCGCGATAACTTTATTCCAAAAAGGGAAAGGTTGTTGTTCTGTAAAAGAAATTGCTGAACAACTGAATATCAGCGAACGCTATTTACAAAAAAAGTTCAAATTAATGGTGGGTATTACGCCATCATCCTACAATCGAATTGTTCGGTTTAATTATTTATTTGCCGAAATGCAGTCCAATAATAAGCATGATTACAAAACCTTGAGTGCCTTATTTAATTTTTATGATTTTGCTCATTTTTCAAAAGATTTTAAAAGATACTGTGGCGAATCTCCTTCTAAATTTCATTTAGAGCAGTTTCAATTTTTAAAAGAAGCTTGGGTAGATTCTCCTTTTTTTATAAATAAATAA
- a CDS encoding DinB family protein: MNFSKKNHEHQKSNSLIVNQKSIIYFTLGILVMSTVAFIKVENKTTKNTKVKAYMEVISSSKAYTLQIAEAMPADKYTFKPTDSVRSFGEQMAHIATSSKFLIALFVKGEPMPSQEDFAAAAKMEKDMGTSKEACLKAISESYNLVISTFQNMSDEQLDETFVVPFDPQQPAFAKEKAFQFIGEHTAHHRGQALVSLRMQGIKSPEYKLY, from the coding sequence ATGAACTTTTCAAAAAAAAATCACGAACATCAAAAGAGCAATTCTTTAATTGTGAATCAAAAATCTATTATTTATTTTACCCTTGGAATACTTGTAATGAGTACCGTTGCTTTTATTAAAGTTGAAAATAAAACTACCAAAAACACTAAGGTAAAAGCATATATGGAAGTAATAAGCAGCTCTAAGGCGTATACACTTCAAATAGCAGAGGCTATGCCTGCCGATAAATATACATTTAAACCAACGGACTCTGTAAGAAGCTTTGGAGAACAAATGGCTCATATTGCCACTTCGTCAAAATTTTTAATTGCATTATTTGTAAAGGGAGAACCAATGCCAAGTCAAGAAGATTTCGCTGCTGCCGCAAAAATGGAAAAGGATATGGGAACTTCGAAAGAAGCCTGTTTAAAAGCGATTTCCGAATCTTATAATTTGGTTATTTCTACCTTTCAAAACATGAGTGATGAACAATTGGATGAAACATTTGTAGTTCCTTTTGATCCGCAACAACCTGCTTTTGCAAAAGAAAAAGCATTTCAATTTATTGGTGAGCATACAGCACATCATAGAGGGCAAGCATTGGTATCTTTAAGAATGCAAGGCATTAAATCACCTGAATACAAGTTGTATTAA